The Phoenix dactylifera cultivar Barhee BC4 unplaced genomic scaffold, palm_55x_up_171113_PBpolish2nd_filt_p 001603F, whole genome shotgun sequence genomic interval AAGAGGATTACAGTTATCAAGGTGAgaaaaatatttgcagaaaaaggagctgagtccattgtcctgattgttttgaaccccttagggtttcattggtaatacatcccgtagattctcggagttccagcttcgtgggatcagagtcccctccagggacttcaatttgtacgccccctggtcgttgtacccgggcgatttgatacggccctttccaatttggggcgagctttccttgctcggtcggttgagaagccttggctctcctgaggacgaggtcccctactttgaagagcttgggcttgactctggagttgtagtattgggcgtTCGCTGTtgtatctcgccatgcgaactcgggcgatctctctcgtttcttcgacaaggtccaagttgctccttagctgggaagagttggtgtcggggtcgtaatgctccactctgggagaaggcaggccgatctccaaccGGATGACGgtctcagtgccgtatgctaggttgaagggggtctctcccgtgggtagtcggaacgtggtccggtacgcccaaaggacattgtacaagtcctcgacccactgtcctttggaccgatcaagcctagctttaagtccctgcaaaatagttcggttagttacctcagttttccccgtttgtctgggggtgagcgaccgaggtgaaacggtgatcaATGCGAGTTCAGAGCAAAAATTctctgaaatgaacattgtcaaattgtcgaccattgtcagatataaggatacggggtatccgaatctgcagattatggacttccacacgaagtcccgcatcttttgctcggtgatccgggcaacgggttcggcctcgacccatttggtgaagtagtcgatggagacgaccaggaactttctctgtccggtggccagggaaaagggccccaggatgtcgatcccccattgggcaaacggccagggggcgatgatggaggtcagtagagctgaaggtcggcgctggatattggcgtttcgttggcaccgatcgcacttgcggacgaaatctgttgcgtccttctggagtgtggggccagtagtatccctgccggcaggatcttatgggccaaggctcgaccccctaggtgatttccgcagatcccttcatggacctctcgaagggcgtagtccgcctcggaggcggtggaggcatctgagaaaggggagaagtaaatgattgtcgatagagtttattctcgtacaagacacaccggggagcctggcgcttgattcgacGAGCCTcccgtctcgtcatgaggtagggttccgtcctgaaggtagcagatgagcccatcgatccaacttggctcggagtcgacgtACCATGgtaggctcgggttcctccgtgctgggggtctgaagatactcgagcgctgttcccttgggaagctcgctcatgcgggaggtggccagtttggatagctggtcttttggagatacttttgcatagaTGGCcctttagcttcaaaatctccttggacctggttcaccaccagctgggagtcgctgaaggccgtcagatctcccacttttagttctctcgccagcttgagcccggcgatgagagcttcatactcggcctcattgttcgaggccgggaactcgaggcgcagagcttgctcagccaccactccatctggactggtgaggataagtccggccccgctgcccccccggggtcgaagacccatccgagtgcaggacccatggctgcttcggggtctcctccacggactcagatggcagctcggggtcgtccggaagagtgcactccacgatgaagtcggcgagtatctgagctttgatagccggcctgggccgatattcgaggtcgaatttcccgagctcgaccgcccatttggcgaccctccccgcacgatccgacctctgcaatatttgcttcatgggctggtcggtcaatatagttatcgtgtgggcttggaagtaaggcctgagtctccgagccgagatgatgagagcgaagatggtcttctcaagtttagaatatcgggtctcggcatccctgagaacccggctggtgtaatagaccggcttttggagcttgtcctctttccggatgagaactgagctcactgcggctggggagacggccagatataagtaaaggacctcgcctttccgggacttggtgagcagcgggggagaagccagaaggctccgaagctcttcaaaggcctgctggcattcttctgtccaccggaaatctttcggccgtttgaggctcttgaagaaggggaggcaacgctcggccgaccgggagacgaaccttcccagggcggctacccgtcccgcgagccgctgcacctccttaactgtctttggaggcgacatctcttgcagtgcccgaattttctccgggttggcctcaattccgcgctgggtcactataaaacccaggaacttgcccgaggtgaccccaaacgcgcacttcgccggattgagtttcatttgatattttctgagcttggcgaacgtctcgtcgagatcggctatgtggtgttccgccgctcggctcttcaccaacatgtcgtccacgtagacttccatgttccggccgatctggtttttaaaaatctggctgaccagcctctgataggtggccccagcatttttcaggccaaagggcatcaccttatagcagtaggtgcccttgtcggtgatgaaggccgtcttctcctcgtcttctggcgccattcggatttgattgtatcctgaaaaggcgtccataaaagttagcagttggtgtcccgaggtggagtcgacgagttggtcgatgctcgggagggggaaactgtcttttgggcaggccttgttcaggtcggtgtagtccacacacatacgccattttccgttggccttctttacgaggactatgttggcgagccagtccgggtaggagacctcccggatgaagccggctccgaggagtttgtccacctcctcggccgcagctcgttgtcgctcgggggcggagcctcttttcttctgctttacaggcttgctggttggtttcacctgaagtcggtggaccatgacctcagggtcaattcctggcacgtccgcgggcgaccaggcgaagacgtcggcattatcccgcaggaagctgacgaggcgatccctctcatgggcgccgaggccggagccgacctgcacggttagctcggaaaaattttctcgtagtgggatttgaataaggagctcaccgggctctacttgcttcttccagggggtgtccctcgcatcgagggtttctatggggagTGAAGGACGCGTCGGGCGGTCTGGCGCCTCAGCTGGTTGTTtcactgtgtgggccgccatgtagcattgcttggcgaccagttggtctccgcggacctcgcctactccttggtcggtggggaaccgcatgagtaaatggcgagttgaaaccacggctcgaagggtgtttaaccctgggcgcccaaggatggcgttgtagaccgagggcagacggaccaccaggaagtccatcctcacagtgctctcccggggggcgaggccaactgtgacaaggaagctagcctcaccttcaaccgagaccgcatctccggtaaacccgactagcggggcactgattctccggagatgtccttctgtcaaccccattttttggtaggcgtgGTAGTATaaaatgttggctgaacttccattgtcaactaggacacgctttacatcaaacctatttacaatcattgagatgaccacagcgtcatcgtgaggggtctcgaccccttctaagtcctcgtccgagaacgagatgacttcatcggtacgtgggcgcttcgggggtgttccctgggcggccgttcctgccgaggcccgcccgatcatgttgatggtgccggcgatgggcctgttgtcgcctggatttttggttggtgcgacattctccgccggccttctttcctcaggtcgattcctcacgaacctgttgagtactccccgtcggatgagcgcttctatctcgtcccggagttggaagcagtcctccgtgtcgtgcccatggtctcggtggaagcggcaatacttcctggtatttcggggaaatcccgtgtctcgcataggaggcgggggtcggaagaagtcccgaccctcaatttccatcaggatctcggccggGGAGCATtaacgggtgtatagttctcgtacctcgcctggtacatccggggccgtggtggagaccctcgaacgaggaggtgtcctctgctgaggtcgcccctgctgacggggcggactcctcagtctggggagatttttctctctgcggggcgaccggctcctttgtcggccgcgttcctcgcggcgtttcttctgtttcttcgaggcgggctcaattgctccccgcctggaggcgactgcctcctcggccttggcgtacttccgggctcgggccagcatttcggtgaagtcggccgggaagctcttctcgatggagaagaggaatcggtaagagcgaaccccagtcttcaaagccgacatggctatcgactggtctagctcgcgaacctcccatgtggcggcggtaaagcggtccaggtactctttgagggactccccctccttctgcttgatgtccaggagggagtctgatgtccgtcgctggcgccggctggcagcaaagttggtggcgaactgcctgccgagctgctcaaaagaggacaccgtgttcggcttcagtccagaaaaccaaagccgggcggtccctcggagggttgctgggaaggccttgcagagtatggcctccgaggacccttgtagggccatgagggcccgataactctccaggtggtcaagggggtcggtgattccgctgtagggctccacctgaggcattttgaacctcgcgggaaccggctcgtcctcgatctggcgggagaagggggacttggtagtgaactcaatgtccccttcctgtcttgccttcttgctgtggagtgccgcgatctggcgctccagatgctcaacttttcggtcaagctcccccacccgtgggattgtcgctgtggtttgcgccagcccacggcggtccggggctgactccgcctcagagagttggggtctccggtcgaaaccttctcccggtgACTCTCTCtggggagaagctcgttcttcattgttggctctggaggagccatgcaaattttggctggggagaaccgggccgttggggagacactccggcggggcctgggcctgcgggggaagtgAGGGTAAAGCCTCCTCGCGCCGTAGACCTTGAAcgacggcggccagggcctggacttgctgcaccagggcgtTAAACtattccggctggacctgaggaactggatcagctggagttggagaattctggacggagtgtccaggactttgcgggggacgccgggagatgttagaggctcccttacttctcaacttcatgactgctactcggtcccttcctctagcgccaactgttgctggaaattggacccgggggcaatcttcggtcgaagagagggagcggatgtgagtcctcacggcggggcggtggtccgtcggcgggcggcgtcctctgtctgggtgcctgcacacgaaccggtggccggattttccggcgccggccctccgacggtcaagtcagtgaGGGGGGGCAAATAGTATGGAGaaggaagataaacagtgaatttTTGGGGGTACCAATGTCCCTCCCcccttgagaggccaaggctcccttttatatgcgggggtcggtttacctgtgatgtaacagggagaGGCCGTAGTatggctcggcatgttgttcaggtcggtgctcggtcaggcgaatcattgcactgatgttggcggtatggccgagatcagagacttatcatagtcgactagaccctgctgggtcgatttgccgtggagagctggggatccgtagatgtcaggagccacgcgcatttattatggagtaagccggagatccgcattaatggtggagtaagccggagatccgcattaatggtggagtaagccggagatccgcatttattgttgagtgtgccggaagattgcagcggccatgcgcaatagaTGCCGGAGGgatgttagagtacggtcctcggacatcggggtttctcttaggtcggaggtctcggggtcggtcgtctcgtggccgagcgttccgaggtcggacgccgacttctgctgtccggggtcggaggttgtacggcttctctggggcatttatgtcatttggggggaaactttattcccccaacatatatatatatatatatatatatgaatgaacgaataaataaataaataaataagataataaataaatatattttaataaaataagataataaaaaaataaatgaagaaggGAGGTCGGGCTGCAGCTGCCACAGGCGCTGCCGATCATGGCCTGGCCCCCTCCCGTGGCTCCTACAGCGTTGTCCTCTTCCGGCGTCgccggcctcgcgggaggagaagaagcgtGGCTGCCCTAGGCGCCGTTGGCTAGCCGCGGCCGACGccggcccggcccccttccgCGGCTCCCTCCCGCAGCtgccacggcccggccccctttCAGCGTTGCCGGCCTCGTGGGAGAAGAAAcatgaagaaagaagaaagaagaagaagggaagaatagaagaaaaagaaaagaaaaagaaaagaaaaaaagaagaaaaaggaaagaaaaagaaaaaaaaaagaaaaataaataaataaataaatatataaataaataaataaataaatgcataaatatattttaatatctcatttatttatttatttatttgttcattcatatatatatatatatatttatgcatatatatatttatttatttatttttctttctttcttttttttctttctttttcttctctttctttccttttcttcttttttttcctttttccttttcttttctttttcttctcttcttctcttctccttctttcttctcctctcgcGAGGCTGGCGGCGCTGAAAGGAGAACGGGCCATGGCGGCTGTAGCTAGTGGCGACCGCGGCTGGCCAGTGGCGCCTGCAGCAGTCGGGGTGGCCGCGGCTGGCCAGCGGCGAAGTTTTCTCCTCCCGCAAGGTCGGCAGTGCCGGAAAAGGCTCGGGCCGTGGCAGACGCGGGAGGGGACCGGGCTGTGGCCGGCGGTGGCCGCGGGATGCGGGAGGGcgcccccttcttcctcttctttggcACTTCCCCATAGTGGGGATGGGGGTATTCTCGGCGGCACGGAAAGGGGCGGGGCCGTGGCAGCCGCGGAAGGGGTCGGGCCATGGCCGGTGGcggccgcagcccggcctcccttcttctcctccctttttCTCCTTTCTACTCCTCTCGCGAGGCTGGCGGCGCTGGAAGGAGGCCGGGCCGTGGCCGGTGGCCGAGGTGCCTGACGACGCACCCCTAGGCCTCACTGTGGAAGAGGTCGCTATTTgtggaagagaggaagagcggATTTATGAAGGGTATTTTCATCTCATGATGGAATATCGAAATATAGCTAGACCGGTTGTTAAACAACCAGTCAATAGGGATTAAAAGTTAGAATCCGGTCAATGAATGGACCGACCATTAGTTTTTCCTAAAATATATgtgatgggaggcaaaatggatcgtcctactccAGCGTGGAACCACCCAATTCTTGTCgagtcgacctcggactccgctAAAGGCTGAGCCGGCCTCGGCCCTGTCAATCCGAATCCTCATCGAAGATCCCACGGATCCTTAGAACAAACCATTGCTTGTTGGCCATGCCATGACATACCAACCAAGGACCATGCCTTGCTGCACCAGCCACACCTGCCAAGAGCTATACCCTGCAACACCTGCCAAgagccataccctgccacaccCGCGGATCCTCAGAACAAATCTGGAAAGATATCTCCCGAATCCTCCGTCCGCAGGATGGATCTCCGTGATTCACACCGCCTCTAGCTAATGGCCAACTGATCACAGCTCAGCCCGAGACTTCAGGTAACGACCGACACCCTTACCCTATAAAAATAGAGTAGGGAAAGGTCTTCAGTAAGCTATTGAAAGCCATAAAAAAGTAATACAAAGCAATAAAAAGGCCCTCAGAGACCTCTCTAAAGACGTTGCTAACTTAGCCATTGAAGGGCCTTCGCCGGAATCCCCGGCCAAGGCTTTATGCAGGTACTCCGGAACGCAGGAGGTGGCTCCCTTTCTCCATCCCGGCCAGCATCTCTTCGGCTTCcttcggcgtggtcaccctcaggccaaatttcaaccacaacaatATTCTTATAAAGGAAGTTGCATATGCTTGGCACCGTGTCTAATGTATTTTTGCTAGGAACTCTGGAGTGTAATGTTTGATAGCCACGAGGTCAGACTATTAGTTGATATTTACTATGGTGATTATTGATTCGAATATGATCCTTAACAGGATTGTGCTGGACAAGAACGAGACTTGACATGCCTTATCAACGTAAATTGAAAAGTTTGCATGTGTGACCGAAGATGTATTTAGTAGCACAAAATGATGTGTTTGACACATTAGACTTGATCAATTGGGCTGTAAATTGGTTGGCTTAGGTCCGTATTTGCTTGATCTAGACTTGATCAACATTCACATGATGTCTAAAAGATAAACCCGAACCCAGCCCTCACGTGGTGGGTCTGAGTCCGATTGGATCGCCACCTCGGACTGATTTAAGGTTGGTTTGAACTTTCACATGTTTTTAGAATCTAGTcaagttatatttttaatagctTCAATTTTATGCGATCCATATGTACTTCCATCAAAATCTAGACCCTGACATGGACTCGCGGAACTCACAGACTAATATTAGTGATCAGATCTAACTAATATTCAAGactataatatataaaataaggTATAGTGattgttataaatgaaaaaaataaaataaaataatttttggttagtgaaattttttttctaacttttttattatctaattatcaaatctatcttttttttttttgtgagcaatatatatctttatcaatattttttttacatgtCTATGCATTAAGTGTATTACAAttagttttaattttaaaacaTTAATTTTTTCGCGATGGTGgtgtggatatatatatatatatatatatatatatatatatatatatatatatatatatatatatatttatttatttatttatacatgaaaaataaaaaaactgtatatatatatatatatatatatatatatatatatatatatatatatatatatatatatatgcaaacaTTAATTTGAAAAAACATTTATGCCAGttttaatatttagaaagatATGTACGGAAAAAACTTTATAAAATTTTCAGTCACATCGCACACTCATCACGTAGTTGGAACATTCAAAATTAGCGTTTATCGGAGAAACCAAACGGCACGAATGGTATGTTCAAACTTGGCGTCGAGAAACTGTCGGTTCGGGAACGCAAACGGCTCTCGTGGCAATATCATCAGTAACTAGGAAACCGAGGGAACTCGCTCAAAACATAAATTATAATATCAGCTACGAGGAAGGTTAAAAAAAACTTCTTGCAGAGtaccaagaagaaaaaaaggggtaAAAGAAACATATGGCTTTGGGCCAACGCGCCTTCTCGTATTCCTCTTTTTTCGATGCATCCGCCTTCAAATCCTGTTGCAGAGTGACAAGGGAATGAGAACTCGAAAGAGAAGAGAGCGAGAATGGAGCTCCCACCAGAGGCTGTGGAAGAAGCCAAGGAAGAGGCGAACGAGGAGGAGACGAAGAAGGTGATTTGGCTCAATCACTACTCGTCAGTGCATGAGATACTGTTGGTGGGGGAAGGagacttctccttctccctctctctagcCCATGCCTTTGGCTCTGCATCCAACATTGTTGCCACGTCCCTAGATTCGCATGGTCATCCCCCACCCTCTTCTCCGAatctctttctttgtttctattttcctatgcatgcatgcatgtatgataATGCACGTAGGATTATTAGTAACGTTTATGGATTTTCTAGATGCAttgcttttttcctttctttattaTGAGGAGATGGGGTGCTGATGGGTCGTCTTTTTTGATAACGGATAGTCTTTAAAAGTTAAAAAGTCGATGAGTGTTATGTGTtgccattttctatttttcgccTATTGTCTCATCCAGGTTCTGACCCTTTTTTTTATACTTAAATTCAGAGTCTGATATTTAAGTTGCTGTGTTTTTAACCTACTACAGGAAGCAAAGGATGATGTTTTTAACCTGATATTTAAGTTGCGTTGTACACTGCACAAAATTTTGGATGGTATGAGAGcgtttttggttttactttcatGAGTCACAGcgtttttggttttactttcatGAGTCACAACCTCTTAAAGTTGCTGTTACGTACCGATCATGGTTAATATTTGCTTACTATCTTAACTCTCACCAACATTACCTTGGAGAaaaaccactaactcttagcagcTGCAAGATGTCCTTTCTGAGGAAATATTTTTCCAGTGGGTTATTCTGTATATATAGGGGTGTTGTTCCCATGTTGTTGAAACAACACAAGGATCACTTGaagggcctgtttggatgcCGGAAGATCTTAGCGGTCCAATAAGACTTTCCGTTGGGAGACTTCTCGTTTGAAGTTGTCAGAGGAACTTCGAAGGCTTAAAGATAGATTGGTAGACCGGGTGATAACTAATCTCTAATCTTTTTTGGGAATTAGATTATATCACTTCACAGGAGGTATCAGTTAGATATGAAAAATAGAGATTTGTTGTCGCTAGCTGCTTTCACTTTCTCGAGCCACCTAGTTTCTCGCTGGAATATTGGTCTCAAAAATGTTACTCCACTGATTTTGGCTGCAAAGATGTTACTTTTCCCCCTTCTAGTTAGTTTACTAGACTTTGCACAgaaataatttctattttttaaccTTTTGTTCTTTGAGGTTCGCCCTTCTTGCAGTTTCTTAAATATTCATATCACCTTGAATCAGATGATGTGGTGGCCAAGTATGCAAAAGCTAAGGCACATTTGGAAAGTCTGGAGAAGATGGGAGCAACCATCTTACATGGGGTTGATGCGACGAAAATGAAACTTCATACTGATTTGAAGATGAGGGAATTTGATCGGATTGTGTTCAACTTTCCGCATGCAGGCTTTAAAGGAAACGAGAGCCATATGTATTTGATCGAGTATGTATAACTAGTCactcatattatttttttggggaagtttttttttgggtcaacAGAAACCTCCTGTTACAGCGGGGTCTTTAGAGGGATGGAAAGTAATTtctcatatattttttaatgtCCTGACTTCTTTGACTAATTACTGAAAGACTAGTACGTGAACTTGCATATgatcttatttaataaatatttcttaaaatgccattattgtttattgtatAAATTCTGGTGCATCTGTACGAGCCATTACACTATCATCTCCAGGAAAATAAACAAAGATAGGCATTTATTCTCTAAAAACAATTATGTTTTTGTTTACAATTTATAGGCACATCCAACTGACATCATTCATAgtgattgttgctggaaattggacccgggggcggccgtcggctgaggaggaggagctccggcgcgagaatggcgggtggcggtccgtcggcgggcggcgtcctccgggagacctgcaagaagccggtggccgggctccccggcgccggccctccgatgcttaagtcaga includes:
- the LOC120108867 gene encoding LOW QUALITY PROTEIN: heavy metal-associated isoprenylated plant protein 41-like (The sequence of the model RefSeq protein was modified relative to this genomic sequence to represent the inferred CDS: deleted 2 bases in 1 codon) — translated: MELPPEAVEEAKEEANEEETKKVIWLNHYSSVHEILLVGEGDFSFSLSLAHAFGSASNIVATSLDSHDDVVAKYAKAKAHLESLEKMGATILHGVDATKMKLHTDLKMREFDRIVFNFPHAGFKGNESHMYLIELHRKLVHGFFKNARHMLRPYGEVHVSHKIGNPFDKWNLEELASVNCLILVEWSNFKIEDYPGYQNKRGDGERCDKPFPLRNSCTFKFRRSSVLARDLK